The genomic DNA CGTTCTCCCTGCGATTTGCGGACGCTGAGTACGACGAAGGCTCTCATCAGCAGTTGATGCAGCAGCGCCTGGGTACCACGCATCGAGAGCTGGCCATCACCGGACACGACATCGCCGAGGCGCTTCCGCACGCGGTATGGCACGCCGAGACCGCGATCCTGCGTTCGGCCCCCGCGCCGATGATGCTGCTCTCGCATCTCGTGCGCTCCGAAGGGTACAAGGTCGTCGTCACCGGCGAGGGCGCCGACGAGGTTCTCGCCGGCTACGACATCTTCCGCGAGGCGAAAGTGCGCGCATTGATGGCCGAGGAGCCGGATGCCGACGCCCGGATGCGCATGGTCGATCAGCTGTATCCATGGATGCGGCGCTCCCCCGGACAGGTGCCGGCATTCGCCCAGAGCTTCTTCAACCGCCCTGTCGATCCCGACGACCTCGCCGTCTCGCACCGGCCGCGTTGGCAGTCGACAGCGTCCATCAAGCCAATGCTGCACCCCGCCCGGCGGCCGGATGCCGGTGGGGCGCCCGAACGAGTCCTCGCCGACATGCCGGCGGACGCCGGTGCGTGGGATCCGCTCTCCCGCGCCCAGTGGCTCGAACTGCACACGCTGCTGCCGGGCTACCTCCTGTCCTCACAGGGAGATCGGATGCTGATGGCGAACTCCGTCGAAGGACGATTCCCGTTTCTGGATCACAACGTCTTCGACGTCGCCGCGAGCATACCCGCCGAACAGAAGCTGGACGGTCTCGATGAGAAGCACATCCTCAAGCGGGCTTTCTCGGATCTCGTCCCGCGCGAGATCATCGAGCGTCCGAAGCAGCCCTATCGCGCGCCGGACGCAGCGAGTATCTTCATGGCAGATGCCCCTGACTGGGTGATGGAGCTGACATCGCCACGCGATGTCGACGCAGCGGGCATCTGGCAGCCGCGCGCTGTTGAATTGCTTCTGGAGAAGGCACGCCGAACCAGCGGACAGGGGATGGGGAACACCGACAACATGCGGATCATGGCTGTGCTCACCACGCAGTTGCTGCATCAGATGCTCATTCGGGACTGGCATCCGCCAGAGCCCGACCCGCCTGCACCGATCGCGGTGTTCGACAGGACCACGGGAAATCACAGGGGGAAACATGACTGAGTTCGGACCGGACAGCCTCGCCATCGACGAAGCCGCAGAAGTGGAGCGGATCAGCGCACGGATCCGCTCGTACCTCGCCGCGTCGAGGCGCAAGGGCATCGTCGTCGCAGTGTCGGGCGGCATCGATTCGAGCGTGGTCGCCGCGCTCAGCGTGCGCGCGCTCGGCGCTGATCGCGTGTTCGCGCTGCACCTCCCGGAGCAGGAGTCCTCAGACGAGACGATCTCGTACAGCACCGAGCTCACCGACTGGTTGGGCGTCGAGTCCGTCGCCGAGAACATCACGCCGATTCTCACCGCAGCAGGATGCTACCGGCGCAGGGATGACGCGATCCGCTCGGTCATCCCGGACTTCGGGCCAGGGTGGAAGTCGAAGATCGTGCTGCCCAGCGTCGTCGATTCGGACGCGTTCCGGCTGTTCTCGGTGGTGGCCGAATCACCGGTTGGCGAGCAGGTCGCTGAGCGGCTGACCGCCGCCGCATATCTCGAGATCGTCGCGGCCTCGAACTTCAAGCAGCGCACTCGCAAGATGCTCGAGTACTACCACGCCGACCGGCTCAACTTCGCGGTGGCCGGGACGCCGAACCGACTGGAGTACGACCAGGGGTTCTTCGTGAAGCTCGGTGACGGCGCCGCCGACATCAAGCCGATCGCCCACCTGTACAAGACGCAGGTCTACGCACTCGCCGCCTACCTCGGTGTGCCCGAGTCGATCCGGTCCCGCCAGCCCACCACCGACACGTACTCGATGCCGCAGTCGCAGGAGGAGTTCTACTTCTCACTCCCCTACTCGTTGATGGATCTGTGCTTGTTCGGGCTCAATCACGGCATCGACGCGGAGGCCATCGCGCAAGCGGCCGGCCTGCACGCAGACCAGCTCGAGCGCGTGTTCCGCGACATCGAGCAGAAACGGCGCAGCACCGCTTACCTGCATGAGCCGCCCGTGCTGATCGCCCCTGTCGAGGAGCTGCTGCGCCTCGACCTGTCCTGACGTCTCAGCACCGACGGCGTACGCGACGGCGATGGCCACGCCACCCGTGATCGCCGACGCACACGTGACGGCGGTGACGGTGCACTCGGCCGCACGCTGTGCGATCGGCCCGTACAGCTCCACGTCCCACCCGCGACCGCTCGGGTGCGCGCCGATTCCTCGCCACGGCACCGCATCCCCGACCCGGGCGATGCCGAGCGCCTTCCACACGGCCTCCTTCACGGCGAAGCGCTCGGCGAGTCCGGTACCGGTCTGCGGCGCGGCCTCCACGCGTTCACGCTCGGAGAACCACCGATGCGTGAATGCTGCACCGTATCGGTCGATGATGCGCGCGAAGCGCGCGACATCCACGAGATCGATCCCGATCCCGTGGACTCTCAGCTCACTCAACTCAGGAACGGACGTCGGCAATGACCCGGATCAATTCTGCCGCGGCGACCCTGCTGCCGAGTTCGCTCAGGTGGCCGGCATCCGAACTCAACGCGGCGTTCAGCACGTGATAGACCTCGCCATCCTGCGAGCGCACGGCAGGCTCGGTGGACATCGTCGACTCCACCGCAGCGATGTCGAAAAGACGCCCGCTGTCCACGTACTCCTCGCGTATCAGCGCGTTGTACTGCTCACGCACGCGGTTGTCCGCCGGCCCCATCCGATCGTCCGAGCCGAAGAATGCCTTGATGTTCGCGCCCCAGCTGCGGTCGGTCGTCAGCGGCACCGTGGCGTAGAGGAACGTGATGTCCGGATGGCGTGCCTCGAGATCTTCCATCAGGGTCGTGTACTCGTCGAACACGCTCGCAGCATCCGTCGACGAGGTGATGTCGGTGTAACAGAGTTTGACGATCGCGACCGAAGCCGCGTCTCCTGCCGGCCCGTCGACCAGGTCACGGAACGCCGTGAACTTGCCCAGCGGGTCGCCGTTGACCCCCACGAAGGCGTGCACGATCGAGGCGTCGGTCTGTGCTTCGCCCTCGTCCTGGACGATCTCCGGCGCCGTCCGCCCGGCGTCGGCGTACATGCCGGCGACGCCGTCGAGGATGTTCGCCCCCACAGACTGGTGACCGAACAGCACGGTCGTCTCGGTGAGCGCGTCCAGCTGCGTGGCCGCGAGTTCGGGCGCGGCGACGTTCGTCGTCGGCTTGGGCACCATCAGCCACACTCCTATCCCGGCGAGCACAACGAACGCCGCTGCTGAGATTCCCCAGCGCCATCGGCGCGTGACCGTCGTGCTGGCTGTCTCGCTCATGCCGGCACGCTCCGCCCGGATGCGATCTGGTGGAGTCGGTCGCGAACCTCGCGCTTGACGACCTTGCCGCTGCTGTTCAGCGGCAGCTGTGCAACGAACTCGATGAGTTCGGGCACCATGTGCTTCGGTAATCGCGCGCGGCAGTGCGCCAGCAGGCGCGCAGCATCCAGATCCGAATCGGGTCGCTTGACCACCGCCACCGCTACGGCTTCTCCGGCCACGGGATCCGGGACGCCGACAGCTGCGACCGAGATCACCTCGGTGAGCTCCATCACCGCGGTCTCGACATCCTGGCTCGCGATCCGGTGCCCCCACGACTTGATGAAGTCCTCGGCACGATCGACGACGTAGATGTAACCGTCGGCATCCACCGTCGCCAGGTCTCCGGTGCGGAGCACACCGCCGGGCATCTTCTCCGCCGTCCGCCGCTCGTCGAACAGATAGCCAGGAGAGATGTTCTCACCGGTCGCCCAGATCTCGCCGATCTGCCCTGGCATGGCATCGCGGCCGCTGCCGTCGACCACCCGCAGACTCACGCCGGGCACACCGCGCCCGATCGAGCCGGCATGACCGTCGAGCTCAGCTGGCGGGAGATACGACAGCCGGGCTGTCGCCTCGGTCTGTCCGTACATGACGAACAGGTTCGCGCGAGGGTGAGCCGCGCGGATCTCGTCGATGATGGCCGGCGACATCCGCCCGCCTGCCTGTTGGATGAGGCGCAGATCCGGAAGCGGCCGTGAGCCGAACGAGCTGTTGCGAATGAGCGCATGGAAGTTCGATGGCACTCCGGCGATGGCCGTGCAACGCTGTTCGGCGAGCCTGCCCACCACCGATTCGAGGTAGACGAACGACGGCTGATTGACAAGGCACGCGCCGGCTCGCAGGTGCGTGTGCAGCAGCGAGGCGCCGAAGACGTACGAGAAGGGCAGGACGACCAGCATCCGATCGTCACTCTTCAGGCCGACGTAGTCGAGGATCGACTCGGTGTTGGCCTGGATGTTGCGGTGCGTGATCCGCACCACCCGCGGCGCGGCGGTTGTTCCCGAGGTTAAGAGGTAGGCGGCGTCCTGGTCGAGCTCGACGTCGCAGATCTCGAACTGCGCGCCGGGCCACTCCAGCAGTGCACTCTCGACCAGCACGACGACATCGGCGGGCAGATCGTGCCTGCGGCCCTCGGCCCCGGAGAACATCACCGCTCGGCACCCGACCCATTGCAGGCGTGATCGGAACTCCTCCGGCGTAAGCGTCGCCGGCATCGGGACGCAGACGAGACCGGCCGACATGATCGCGAGGTATGCGGAGACCCAGAAGAAGCTGTTCGGACCGGCCAGCGCAACGGGAGCACCGGCCGGCAGATGCATATCGTGCAGCTGTGCGCCGAGCGTTGTGACGGCATCGCGCAGTTCGCGGTACGTGTAGGACTTCTCCGCATCAACGAATACCGACGCGGTGTCCTGCCCTGTACCCAGCAGATAACGAGCAGTGTTCATGGCTCCCCAACCAACCCGGCCCCCCAGTGAGCCGCTCACGACCAGATCATACGCGCAAGTACCAGCGTGCGTAAGCCCGAGGTGGCGCGACCGACGACGACACCCGCCGGGCGCGTGGCCCGACGGGTGTTGCAGCCTGCTGCGGCGCCGAGGTCAGCGCGTGGTGTGACGGCGGATGACCAGTGTCGCGTTGCCCGTTCCACGTGACCACCGGGTTGCGCGCCGGTGAACGGCCCGCCGCACGGTCATCCGCGCCCACGGCGAAGCTCCGAAGAAGAGTTTCGGGGCTTCCCGCTGATCTGAGGCCCCGAAACTCTTCTTCCCAGGCGCGACCTGCTTCAGGGACGCGCCCGAAAATACCGCTCAGAGCGCGAGGCGCTCCTTCACCACATCCGCGAGGCGCTGTGCGTAGGACTGAGCGGATTCAGCATCCGCCGCCTCGACCATCACACGAACGAGCTGCTCCGTGCCGGACTTGCGCAGCAGCACCCGTCCGGTGTCACCGAGTTCCGCCTCGACAGCGGCGACAGCATCCTGCACGCCCTCGTCGTCGGCGCAACGATCCTTGTCGACGTCTGGCACATTGATGAGCACCTGCGGGAAGACGGTCATGACGGATGCGAGCTCCGCGATCGTCTTCTTCTGGCGCGCCATCTCGGCGACCAGGTGCAGGCCGGTCAGCACGCCGTCGCCGGTCGTCGCGAACTCGCTCATGATCACGTGGCCGGACTGCTCGCCACCCAGCGCGTAGCCGCCGGCGTTCATGTCTTCGAGCACGTAGCGGTCGCCGACGCCGGTCTGGCGCACGGTGATGCCGTTCTCCTTCATCGCCTTGTGCAGGCCGAGGTTGCTCATGACCGTGGCGACGAGCGTGTTGTCGGTGAGGTGCCCTCGGTCCTTCATCGCCACCGCGAGGATGGCCATGATCTGGTCGCCGTCGATGATGTTGCCGTCGGCGTCCACTGCGAGGCAGCGGTCGGCATCGCCGTCGTGTGCGATCCCGATGTCTGCGCCGTGACGCACGACGGCCTCAGCGAGCTTGTCGAGATGCGTCGAGCCGACGCCGTCGTTGATGTTGGTGCCGTCGGGCTCTGCGCCCATGACGGTCACCTTCGCACCGGCGTCGTTGAACGTCTCGGGCGAGACACCGGATGCTGCGCCATTCGCGCAGTCGAGCACGACGTGGATGCCGTTGAGCTGATGCGGCAGCGAACCCAGCAGGTGCAGGGCGTAGCGGTCTTCCGCGTCGGAGAACCGCTCGATACGCCCGACGGAACCGCCGGTGGGCAGAAGCTTCTCCCCCGCCATGGCTGCTTCGATGCGCTGCTCGACCTCATCGGGAAGCTTCACACCGCCGCGGGCGAAGATCTTGATCCCGTTGTCGGGCGCCGGGTTGTGCGATGCGGACACCATGACGCCGAAGTCGGCATCGTGGTCGCCGACGAGGAACGCCAGGGCCGGGGTGGGGATGACGCCGGCGTCGAGGACGTCGACACCGGATGCTGCGAGGCCGGCAGAGACTGCGGCCACGAGGAATTCACCGGAGATGCGCGGGTCGCGGGCGACGACTGCTGACAGTCGCTTGCCCTCGGCTTTGCGCGCCTCTGCGGTGCGGCCCTGACCCAGGACGACAGCTGTCGCCTGGGCCAGGGTGAGCGCGAGGTCGGCGGTGAGGATGCCGTTGGCAAGTCCTCGCACGCCGTCCGTGCCGAAAAGCGGCATCCGGGCTCTCGTGCTTAACGCTTCGAGTACTGAGGCGCCTTGCGGGCCTTCTTCAGGCCAGCCTTCTTGCGCTCGATGACGCGAGCGTCACGAGAGAGGAAGCCGGCCTTCTTGAGGGTGGCGCGGTTGTTCTCCGCGTCGATGCCGTTCAGCGAACGGGCGATGCCGAGACGCAGTGCGCCGGCCTGGCCCGAGTCGCCGCCACCGGAGATGCGCGCGATGACGTCGTACGCACCCGTGAGGTTCAGCACCGTGAACGGGTCGGTGATCAGCTGCTGGTGCAGCTTGTTCGGGAAGTAGTCCTCGAGAGTACGGCCGTTGACCGTGATGACGCCCGAGCCGGGGACCAGACGCACACGGGCGATGGCCTGCTTGCGACGTCCGACGGCTGCGCCGGGAACGTTGAGAACCGGACGGGGAGCCGCCTCGGTCTCGACGGTCTCCGGGCTGGAGGTCGAGTAGTTCTGAGGGGTTTCGGTGGTGTCCTGAGTATCAGCCACGAGAATATCCTTAAGGGTCTTAGCGGCGCTTACTGGGCGACCTGGTCGAGGGTGTACGTCGTGGGCTGCTGCGCGGCGTGCGGGTGCTCTGCACCGACGTACACCTTGAGCTTGGTCAGCTGCTGACGACCGAGGCTGTTCTTGGGGAGCATGCCGCGGACGGCCTTCTCGACAGCGCGGATGGGGTTCTTCTCGAGGAGCTCCTCGTAGGAGACCTTCGTGAGACCGCCCGGGTAGCCCGAGTGGCGGTACGCCATCTTCTTCTGGAGCTTCTGACCCGTCATCGCGACCTTGTCGGCGTTGATGATGATGACGAAGTCACCCGAGTCGAGGTGGTTGGCGAAGGTGGCCTTGTGCTTGCCGCGCAGGAGCGCTGCGGCGTGCGAGGCGAGGCGACCGAGAACGACGTCGTTGGCGTCGATGACGACCCAGTCACGCTGGATCTGCCCGGCCTTCGGGGTGTATGTGCGCGTCACAATAGTGCTGCTTTCTTGTTCGAACGGAGGAGTTCGTGAATCCCACTCCGGGGTGGTTCTTCGCTATTGCTCGGAACACGCCAGTGGAGGGCTCACGTTCGCGGCACTCTGCAGTCGAGTACCAAAGGGATAGCCTACGGCATTGTCGTCGGAAATGGGAATCGTCGCGCGCGGCGCGGCTCGGCTGGCCGCGCTCGGCGGCCGGGAGGTGGCGCTTGGTGCCGCCTCCCACAACCGGACGCGACACCAACGACCACCTCCGCCCTCGACAGGCGGCTCCGGGCTCGGTAGACGGCTCCGGGACTCGGCGGACGGCCACCGCTCCCGGGAGGTGGCGCTTGGTGTCGCCTCCCACACCCGGACGCGGCACCAACGACCACCTCCGGGCTCGGCAGGCGGCTCCGGGCTCGGCTGGCGGGTGGGCGGGCGGGCGGGTGGGCGGGCGAGGCGGACGCCACCGGGCTCGCGGGCGAGGCGGGGGTGTGCCCTTCTCCACATTCGCCGCGCAATCTGGGTTGTCCACCGGTCGTGGGTTGCGGCATCCGGTGTGTCGTCGCTTCGAGGCAAAGTGTCCTCATGCCATTCGCCCCCAACCCGCTTCCCGACTCTCTCGGCGGCCAGTTCTCTGTCCGCGACGCGGCGAGTCAGGGTGCGACCCGCCGTCGTATGCGCGCGAACGACCTGGCCATCCCCTTCCGCGGCACACGCCGCACAGCGAAGTTCACCGGGCAGCGTGCCATCGAGGCAGCCGAGGACAAAGCCGCGTACTCAGAGTTCCGGCAGAAGCGGCAGGCGCACATCGACGACGCTCGGGTGTACAGCACGATCATGCCGCCGGACAGCTTCTTCTGCGCCGCCACGGCCGCAGTCGTCGGATACGCGCTGCCCGTTACGACTCCGACGGATCTTCAGGTCGCGGTCATCGCGCCGCAGCGCGCGCCGCGTGCGAAAGGCATCCGGGGCCGCAAAGTCGCTGCGCACCTCGCCACCGTCACCGAGATCTCCGGCCTTCGAATGACGACGCCGGCGAACACATGGGCGATGCTCGCACGCGAGCTGACGTTGCGCGAACTCGTCGAAAGCGGGGATGCCGTCGTGCGGGTGCCACGCGATGACTTCGGCCGGCAGCATCCGGAGCTCGCCCATGCGACGATCGCGGAGCTCGCCGCCGAGGTGTCCTGCGGACCAAGACCACCGTCGACGCCGAAGCTGCGCGCAGCGCTGGAGCTGATCTGCGTCGGCAGTTCTTCCGTGCTCGAGACCGACTTCCGACTCGACGCCGCAGCAGCCGGTCTTCCCAAACCGGTGCTCGACATGGAGATACGCGACCAGCGCGGACGGCTCTTGGGGATCTCGGAACTCGTCTACCCGCAGTATCGGATCGTCGTCGAGATCGAGGGCGACCACCACCGGACGTCGCGTCAACAATGGAACCGCGACCTCGACAAGTACAACGACTATGCCGAGGCCGGGTGGGACGTCGTTCGGGTCACGTCACTGCACATCAACGGATCCCATCCGGACGCCGTCCGTCGAGTTGCCGCCGCACTCGGCCGCCGGGGTTGGACGGACTGAAGCATGGCCTCTACTCCGCAGGTGGTTGCTCGGGCCGCTTCGCGCTCGCGTCGGCGGCACGAAGCGCCACCTGCCGAGCTCGGGGGCTCACTCGGGGAACGGCACCCGCGGGGCGCGGCCGGACGGGGCCTTCTCGAAGTCCTTCTCGGCGCGGATCCGGTCCTTGTCCACACGCTCAAGTGCCGCCTCCACCGAATCGGCGAACACGTCGCCGCCGGCCTCGCCGGGGTGGATGCCGTCACCGGCGAGCAGGTCGGTGCGGGGTGCGATGGCGCCCGACCAGTCCGCGACCCACACCGAGCGGTGACTGTCGGCGAAGGCTTCGAGATCAGCGTTCACGCCGGGGATCCAGTCGCGCGGCGCGTGCGCATTGACGAGGATCAGGTTGCGGTCCTTCCCCGCCGCCTGCGATATCTGCTCGAGCACGCCCCAGTCGACCGGACCGTTCGTGCCGAGCGCCATGACCACGTTCTCGCGAAGCTCTCCCCTCGAAGCCAGGTCATTGAGGATGTCCGGCCCCGCCCAGATCGAGCGCGAGACCGCGGCATCGACCGTGATCCCGGGGAACTGCTCGTACAGCGACGGAGCGGATGCGAGCATCACCGAGTCTCCGACCGCTGTGATCTCGGTGCCCTCCGGGATGTCGATCTGCTCCGGTTCTTCGTCGGATTCGTCGGGCGCTGCGTTCGCCGCATCCTTCATGGCCTGCTCCCCCGCCGCGATAGCCGCCGCGGCAGAAGTGACGGGAGGCGCGGTGACGATCGCCGCCGCCGTTCCACCCACGGCGACAGCGCCGACAGCCAGCGCGGTCGCTCCAGCCAGACGCGCCATCGGACGGCCCGTGATGCGCGAGCGCAAAGCTCGCCACGTACGCCGGAACCCGTACCGACGCAGCGGCTGTTCCACGAACCGGTACGACAGTGCCGCTGCCCCGACCGAGATCACGAGCGCGACAGCGCCGATCCATACCGGCACCCCGGCTTCCGGACCGGTCTTCTGCGTGGCGACCAGCGCCAGCACGAGCACCGGCCAATGCCACAGATAGATGCCGTACGAGCGCTCTCCGATCCAGCGCAGCGGCGCGACATCGAGACCGCGTCCGAGCCACGAATCCGGCCAGGTTCCGGCGAAGATCGTGAGCGCCGTCCCGACGTATGCGAGCACGAGCACTCCGGTGACGTCCGCATCCTCCGGCGACAGCGCGGCGATCATCACAGCGCCCAGCCCAACGAGCCCGAGGAGCAGCGATCCGACCTGCGCACCGCGCCGCAGCATCCATGCCTTTTGCGGCATGTTCACCGTCGCAAGCGCCAGCGCGATGCCGAGCAGCAGGCCGAACGCGTGCGAATCGGTGCCGAAGTACGCACGCGTGACGTCGCCGTCGGCGACCAGCGTCGCCATCCACCACACCGAGCCACCCGCGGCCAGCACCATCAGCGCCACGCGCGTCCACCGCCCTGGAACAAGCAGCACGAGCGGAAGCAGCAGCGGCCAGAGCACGTAGAACTGCTCTTCGACGGCGAGCGACCAGACGTTGCGGAACAGTTCGGGCGCCGTCGCCGCGAAGTAGTCGCTGCCATCGGCGACGGCGAGCCAGTTGTAGCTGAAGGTGGCGGCGCCCAGCACCTGCCGCCCGATGCCGACGAGCACGTCGCCGCCCAGCATCCACGCCGCCGTCGCGCACACCGTGATCACCACGGCGAGCGCCGGCAGCAGTCGGCGCGCGCGCCGCCGCCAGAAATCGATCAGTCGACGTGGCGATCCGAGCGGTCCGAGACGCGACGGACGCAGCAGCAGGGAGGTGATCAGGAAGCCGCTGATGACGAAGAACACGTCGACACCGACGAACCCCGAACGCACCGGCGATGACGGAAAGAGGTGGTACGCCAGCACGAGGATGACCGCCACCGCGCGCAGACCGTCCAGTCCCGCGAAACGTCGAGGAGCAGAGTGAAGGAGCGTCATGATGAGGAGGCGTTTCGGCTCGCGGTCGAAGGTTCCAGTCTAAGCTGGCCATCGTGCGAATACGGCTTGACATCGCCTATGACGGCACCCAGTTCCGCGGGTGGGCGAAGCAACCAGGGTTGCGCACCGTGCAGGGCACTTTGGAGGCCGCACTCGCGCGCATCGTCGGCTCCGACGTGCAGTTCGTCGTCGCCGGGCGAACGGATGCCGGGGTGCATGCCGCCGACCAGGTCGCGCACGTCGACCTCGATGACGAGCAGTGGTCGCGCATCGTCACCCGGCATGGGCGCAGCGCGCACGACCCGGCGGGCTCGATCGCCGGACGCATTCGCGGCGTGCTCGGCGCCTACTCCGACGTCACCGTGCATCGTTCATCGACCGCACCCGAGGGGTTCGACGCGCGCTTCTCCGCCGTCTGGCGCCGGTACCGCTACCGGCTCGCAGATGAGGTCGCCGGCTATGATCCGGCCAGGCGGCTCGACACCACCAGCATCCGCGGTGAGCTCGACACCCTGGCGATGGATGCCGCGGCGCAGACCCTGATCGGCCTGCATGACTTCGCCGCCTACTGCAAACCCCGCGAGGGGGCGACGACGATCCGCACGCTCCTCGATTATCGGTGGCATCGCGACGCAGACGG from Microbacterium profundi includes the following:
- the asnB gene encoding asparagine synthase (glutamine-hydrolyzing), with amino-acid sequence MCGICGVFDPAAPPSSDLTLRMMTALSHRGPDGSGYYLDDVVALGHTRLSIIDAAGGTQPMSGEDEQVWVTFNGEIFNYVELARELRDRGHRFRTSSDTEVIVHAWEEWGADCFRRFNGQWAIAIWDRRSKRLILSRDRFGIHPLYYARTGRRVVFASEVKALFCDLTIAREFDPEGLDDLLTLWSATAPRTLFAGIRQIVPGTYLSIDEDDLTTHEYWTTSFPERGMETHQDVRENAERLRESIVEATRLRFRRSDVPVGAYLSGGIDSAVTAATIAEFAESDVHTFSLRFADAEYDEGSHQQLMQQRLGTTHRELAITGHDIAEALPHAVWHAETAILRSAPAPMMLLSHLVRSEGYKVVVTGEGADEVLAGYDIFREAKVRALMAEEPDADARMRMVDQLYPWMRRSPGQVPAFAQSFFNRPVDPDDLAVSHRPRWQSTASIKPMLHPARRPDAGGAPERVLADMPADAGAWDPLSRAQWLELHTLLPGYLLSSQGDRMLMANSVEGRFPFLDHNVFDVAASIPAEQKLDGLDEKHILKRAFSDLVPREIIERPKQPYRAPDAASIFMADAPDWVMELTSPRDVDAAGIWQPRAVELLLEKARRTSGQGMGNTDNMRIMAVLTTQLLHQMLIRDWHPPEPDPPAPIAVFDRTTGNHRGKHD
- the nadE gene encoding NAD(+) synthase codes for the protein MTEFGPDSLAIDEAAEVERISARIRSYLAASRRKGIVVAVSGGIDSSVVAALSVRALGADRVFALHLPEQESSDETISYSTELTDWLGVESVAENITPILTAAGCYRRRDDAIRSVIPDFGPGWKSKIVLPSVVDSDAFRLFSVVAESPVGEQVAERLTAAAYLEIVAASNFKQRTRKMLEYYHADRLNFAVAGTPNRLEYDQGFFVKLGDGAADIKPIAHLYKTQVYALAAYLGVPESIRSRQPTTDTYSMPQSQEEFYFSLPYSLMDLCLFGLNHGIDAEAIAQAAGLHADQLERVFRDIEQKRRSTAYLHEPPVLIAPVEELLRLDLS
- a CDS encoding SGNH/GDSL hydrolase family protein, whose amino-acid sequence is MSETASTTVTRRWRWGISAAAFVVLAGIGVWLMVPKPTTNVAAPELAATQLDALTETTVLFGHQSVGANILDGVAGMYADAGRTAPEIVQDEGEAQTDASIVHAFVGVNGDPLGKFTAFRDLVDGPAGDAASVAIVKLCYTDITSSTDAASVFDEYTTLMEDLEARHPDITFLYATVPLTTDRSWGANIKAFFGSDDRMGPADNRVREQYNALIREEYVDSGRLFDIAAVESTMSTEPAVRSQDGEVYHVLNAALSSDAGHLSELGSRVAAAELIRVIADVRS
- a CDS encoding class I adenylate-forming enzyme family protein; amino-acid sequence: MNTARYLLGTGQDTASVFVDAEKSYTYRELRDAVTTLGAQLHDMHLPAGAPVALAGPNSFFWVSAYLAIMSAGLVCVPMPATLTPEEFRSRLQWVGCRAVMFSGAEGRRHDLPADVVVLVESALLEWPGAQFEICDVELDQDAAYLLTSGTTAAPRVVRITHRNIQANTESILDYVGLKSDDRMLVVLPFSYVFGASLLHTHLRAGACLVNQPSFVYLESVVGRLAEQRCTAIAGVPSNFHALIRNSSFGSRPLPDLRLIQQAGGRMSPAIIDEIRAAHPRANLFVMYGQTEATARLSYLPPAELDGHAGSIGRGVPGVSLRVVDGSGRDAMPGQIGEIWATGENISPGYLFDERRTAEKMPGGVLRTGDLATVDADGYIYVVDRAEDFIKSWGHRIASQDVETAVMELTEVISVAAVGVPDPVAGEAVAVAVVKRPDSDLDAARLLAHCRARLPKHMVPELIEFVAQLPLNSSGKVVKREVRDRLHQIASGRSVPA
- the glmM gene encoding phosphoglucosamine mutase, yielding MPLFGTDGVRGLANGILTADLALTLAQATAVVLGQGRTAEARKAEGKRLSAVVARDPRISGEFLVAAVSAGLAASGVDVLDAGVIPTPALAFLVGDHDADFGVMVSASHNPAPDNGIKIFARGGVKLPDEVEQRIEAAMAGEKLLPTGGSVGRIERFSDAEDRYALHLLGSLPHQLNGIHVVLDCANGAASGVSPETFNDAGAKVTVMGAEPDGTNINDGVGSTHLDKLAEAVVRHGADIGIAHDGDADRCLAVDADGNIIDGDQIMAILAVAMKDRGHLTDNTLVATVMSNLGLHKAMKENGITVRQTGVGDRYVLEDMNAGGYALGGEQSGHVIMSEFATTGDGVLTGLHLVAEMARQKKTIAELASVMTVFPQVLINVPDVDKDRCADDEGVQDAVAAVEAELGDTGRVLLRKSGTEQLVRVMVEAADAESAQSYAQRLADVVKERLAL
- the rpsI gene encoding 30S ribosomal protein S9 → MADTQDTTETPQNYSTSSPETVETEAAPRPVLNVPGAAVGRRKQAIARVRLVPGSGVITVNGRTLEDYFPNKLHQQLITDPFTVLNLTGAYDVIARISGGGDSGQAGALRLGIARSLNGIDAENNRATLKKAGFLSRDARVIERKKAGLKKARKAPQYSKR
- the rplM gene encoding 50S ribosomal protein L13 codes for the protein MTRTYTPKAGQIQRDWVVIDANDVVLGRLASHAAALLRGKHKATFANHLDSGDFVIIINADKVAMTGQKLQKKMAYRHSGYPGGLTKVSYEELLEKNPIRAVEKAVRGMLPKNSLGRQQLTKLKVYVGAEHPHAAQQPTTYTLDQVAQ
- a CDS encoding acyltransferase family protein, which codes for MTLLHSAPRRFAGLDGLRAVAVILVLAYHLFPSSPVRSGFVGVDVFFVISGFLITSLLLRPSRLGPLGSPRRLIDFWRRRARRLLPALAVVITVCATAAWMLGGDVLVGIGRQVLGAATFSYNWLAVADGSDYFAATAPELFRNVWSLAVEEQFYVLWPLLLPLVLLVPGRWTRVALMVLAAGGSVWWMATLVADGDVTRAYFGTDSHAFGLLLGIALALATVNMPQKAWMLRRGAQVGSLLLGLVGLGAVMIAALSPEDADVTGVLVLAYVGTALTIFAGTWPDSWLGRGLDVAPLRWIGERSYGIYLWHWPVLVLALVATQKTGPEAGVPVWIGAVALVISVGAAALSYRFVEQPLRRYGFRRTWRALRSRITGRPMARLAGATALAVGAVAVGGTAAAIVTAPPVTSAAAAIAAGEQAMKDAANAAPDESDEEPEQIDIPEGTEITAVGDSVMLASAPSLYEQFPGITVDAAVSRSIWAGPDILNDLASRGELRENVVMALGTNGPVDWGVLEQISQAAGKDRNLILVNAHAPRDWIPGVNADLEAFADSHRSVWVADWSGAIAPRTDLLAGDGIHPGEAGGDVFADSVEAALERVDKDRIRAEKDFEKAPSGRAPRVPFPE
- the truA gene encoding tRNA pseudouridine(38-40) synthase TruA; protein product: MRIRLDIAYDGTQFRGWAKQPGLRTVQGTLEAALARIVGSDVQFVVAGRTDAGVHAADQVAHVDLDDEQWSRIVTRHGRSAHDPAGSIAGRIRGVLGAYSDVTVHRSSTAPEGFDARFSAVWRRYRYRLADEVAGYDPARRLDTTSIRGELDTLAMDAAAQTLIGLHDFAAYCKPREGATTIRTLLDYRWHRDADGVLIAEVKADAFCHSMVRALVGACVAVGEQRLDVSDLVVLRDALERTSEFKVLAARGLTLTEVGYPADDLLAVRAEQTRARRDSENSG